The Plasmodium falciparum 3D7 genome assembly, chromosome: 12 genome contains the following window.
TCATATGGACATCAATAGTAGTACTGTTTCCACCGTTTTCACTGAAAATTTTTTCCCACTCATTTCCGTTAACTGCTGTACATTGATCATTACCACCACTTCTTCTACTAGGACCATTACAATTAACTTTATTGGGAGGACATGTTTTACAATATTCTAAAGGGCCAAACGTTTTAAGAGGTTCCTTAaaatctattttattttttggatCACTACCATCACCTTCATTATTTTTGCAATGTTTCAATGAGGTCAAAAATTGATCAAAAGAACGATTTTCTATTTCTTTGaaaaattttgtattatCACCATCATTAGAATTACCATTTAATTTTTGCTTTTCCTTtccatatgtatttttttgattatgAAATTCTtcgaattttttttctatccattttctatattttctaCATTGTATATGACAATCACGACAATCTGGATCTGCcaacatattattatgttgaaTACCGTCTCGTGTACAATCATGACCATCACCCCCACAATACTCGTGACCACCTCTCTCAATATTACGACAATTATGCTTAACGTTTTTCAACATCCGTTTCCTTTGTCGACAAAAGTCGCTTCCCCACTCATGTAACCAACGAAAAAACGTAGGTATTTCcacaaaattttttaacGTGGGGGTGTTGAGGGTGGGGGTGTTATCACCACTAGTATCGGGGATGTTGATTTTGGCACCACTGGCTTCTTCTTCGAGTTTGACATTTGTGTATTGGTATTTCTCGTTTTGGGGGGTGTTCTTGCCACTGTCCCAAAGTTGTGCGCGCACAGCGGTATCCACTTCTGGTTTGTCAATaccattttctttatatgttAAAGCACATATCATTCCATTCCAGATATGGGGACCATGTAGTTCCCACCAGGTTTGTGGTGTTGTGACACTAGGTTTGACAGGAGGTGTGGGAGTTGTGCCACTATTTGAAAAATAGGTACTTATAGCACCTTTTATATCCTTTTCTCTTTCCTGAATTTCTTTATCACCATTAATTATGTCGTTGTAGGTACTACTCTTCGTGTTGTCGTTACTACCACTGTATAATATGTCTTTGTAGTCTGCTAATGTATAAAACATCTGACGTAAGAAACCATCAGGTATTTCACCTTTCTCTAATTTGGATTGGGGGTCATTAGAGTCACCGTCGCCGCTACTGGAGAGGCCGGGCAGTTCACCATTTTCTCGTTGTCGTTGTTGTTCCTCTagtttttctttatcttttatttttttatatctatgCCACAAGAAAAAAGTTTCAACTGCCGCAGACTCAATAAATGCATCACGCAGTTTGTCACTTTGTGACGGTGTGTCAACTTGTGGTTGTGTCGCAGTGTCACCCACTTTTTCCGCCCAATCGTGTAGTTTTTGTATGTATAGTCGTCGCCGTCGCGGCGGAACACAAATACTACCATCACTCTTGCCAGTGGCTCCGTCTTTACCACCAGTGGTGTCACCACTTTTAGCACTAGGTGTGGCGAGATCACGTTTATTACGTTGGAGAGCACCACCATTTACACCAACACCATCCTTAGCACCTCCATCACTACTACCTTTACCCTCACTACTTGTGGCTGCTTTGTCACCACTTGGTGTGACACATTTCCAACCTGTGGGTGCGGTTTTGCCGTATTTGAGAGTGCAGGCGTCACTAAATTTGTCGATACTACTAAATAGTGTTTGTACTATATTGCAAGCGTCTGGTCCCGCTGGTGCTTCCTTTGCCTTTTCCTCCACCTCTTCTGGTGACGACGACCCCTCCTCCTTCTTTTCCTCCGGCGCCGCCTCGTTTTCCTCTTCCTTGTGCTCTTCTTCTTCCTCCTTCTTTTCCTCTTCCTCCTCCTCTTCGGCGTCATCGTCTTCATCTTCGTCGTCTTCGTCGTGTTCTTCGTCGTCGAGGTCAGCAGGTGGGCTGTCTTCACGTGGGGTGTCGGGTGAGGCGCCGGAGCGGGCGAGGTCTTCTGGTTTACTGGCAGGTTTTGTTGGTTCTTGACAGTTTTTGCATTTGGTGGCATCTTTATCTTCGTGGTCGAGCAATTTATCAATTGTGGTATTATTTTGATTGTCGCCACCACTAGCAACACCAACAACACCATCTGctctttcttcttcttcacgTTTTTTTTCCTCATCCAATATTTTGTTAATTCCTTTTAATTCCTTTACATTTCCATAACCCGATTTAATATTTTGGAAAAGTTCATCTATGTTCAAAACAAATTTAAGAACATAAGAAGGAGATTTCATTTCTGGTCCAAGAAGTGCATCATTGCCAAAATCTTGCGTTTTAAAatgttcttttattttgtcccattcttctttcttttttccaATCCATTTTTGAAAACATTCACATTCTTTTTTACATTCTTCTTCACATTTCTCACGTTtagatttatttatacaactGTTAACTTTTCCTCTCCAATACATAGAATCGTTCAAAAAACGTCCTATccaaaagtaaaaaaattcGTTAAATGTCTTTTGGAATTGCTCAGGTTCGTTTTGAGATTTGGGAtcacttttttctttttttttttggttttccAATATACATAATCCGCCTCCAGTTTCTACCAATCGGTCATAGTCTGGGTCATCCATACCCTCCTGACCATCTTTCGTCAGCTCACCAATTTGATAACATTTCCATTCATCATAAAGTTCCTTCTTTTCGCTATTACCACCACCACTACCATCACTACCATTTTGTGTTTTACAAAATTGTtcgattttttcttttatatcatcatgcTTTTCACCACTTTTAAGGATTTTAATTTCAGTAGGTTTTGCGCTACTTGTAGGCTTATAAAGTTTTATATTGCATTGATTAGTGTCTTTCTCTTCCCATCCGTTACCATTTTTTGTCTTTTTCATTCCACATCCGGGACAGGGTTGGCAATATTGCGAATGATAAAATGTTCcttctttattaatatttttatcatcctcAACGTTTTTAGTAAAatcaattttttctttttcttcattaataTCTTTGCAtgctttttcattatttaataatccCAAAAAAGCATCAACGGTTCCATagttacctttttttttgaattcctcataaaattttttttcatatcctTCATACTTGATAGTTGCAGCTCGCGTTTTCCTACTCCTACCACTAGCACCACCACTAGCACCACCACCTGATATTTCTGTTTGATATTTGTTTCTTTGTTTTAGAAATTCTAATTTTTGGTTATCTATCCATTTTTCATACAGACGACACCAAACAGAACAGTTTGTACAATGTTCACCTATAACAAGTTTACCTATTGCTCTAATAGTTTGAGTGCAATCATATCCATTACCACTACAATATCGATCTGTACCACTATCTCCACGACAATTTGTTTTAacatcttttaattttttatttttttttctacaaaAGTCTTCTGCCCATTCCTCGAACCAGCGAAGATACTGTGGCACATAATCGAAATACGTAGGAGGATCGACATTTGCCTTGTCGTCACATCGGCATTGCTTATGAGTCGGCGTTCCTGTACCACACGCTGTTTGTCGAAAATATTTATCACTTTCTCCTGCACCACATGTGATAGCTTCCCACACGGTGTGCCGATTTGCGTCCCACCAGTCTTCTCTTAattgataaaaattttttttggcATCACCTTTGTAGCGTTTTTGTAGCTCCCCATTCTGTTTCCCTCTCGTCGACGTCAATCCACTATGTATTTTCGCGaaaattttttgtaaattcTCTTCTAATtcatctcttttttttttttcctcatcATTACCGAGGAAAAGATCTTTACCGCGTACGATATCACCTATATCTGCAAAACTGCGTGCTAATACAGTACATAATTGGGAAGCAGTACCAGGATTAGTTTGTTGATGTTGTCCATGTTGTGTTGTTAACGTTTCCCCTTCAAATTTTGCTGCATAACACACTTCTGCCAACAACGTGTCACTAGTCGTCGACGTTGTGTCTATAGATTCCAAATTATGATGACATAAATGTAGACGTCGGTATGGAGCGCAAGCACCacaattgtttttattaccttctatttttttgttagtACACTGGCCACCAAGTGTATCCGAAAAACGGTTTTCACCCATTTTTCCACTTAACTCTTTGCACGGATACCTGTTACTGTTAGCATCACCATTAAAGTGCtcataatattcttttacaAGTGTGCATGTTTTATTGCTGCTAGCTCTTTCCCCCATACCTTTTGCATGCTGCAAATTTCCTTTCAACGcctctttatatattttagcaTCCTTTTCCACTGTTTCGTACACATCTTTTCCAATTTCATCCAATACATGTTTGGCATCCTGTGAACTACCTCCACCTTTGGCCGCTGCCACCATTTTGTCCGTGCACTACATTATGTCATACATGCATACATACGTGGTTTATATCGTGGCATACATGGTTTGGTGGTGTTTGGTAGgggtatgtatgtatgtatgtatgtatatatgtatgtatgtatgttatGGGAGTATTGTGATATGgtagaataataataatagtattgtgttggaatatatatatatataagtattgtatatatatttatatatatatagtaattataatagtagtaatattataatatatatataatatatattaataaataatatttaatatgtatataataataattattagttttatatatttttaaaaaaaatttatattaatacttgtataataaatttaaatattctaacaaaaaaaaaaacaacaattacattttatgaaaaatattatatttcatgtattcttttatttaaatatttaattatatatattattttcttatgttttttatattttgtaaaattataaatgagaaaaaaaaaatatgaaaatacatacatataaaaacatacatgtttatatatttaattataaaccttaatatatttttttttttttcgccttatattaatttattatatatatattttagagaTAACAAAAGAGGCAAATATGTTCTTCTGTTTCTCTCTATCCATACTATCTATCATATatctacataaaaaaatatatatgtataggtatatatatatttttcattatattaaaaataatacattataaatataatatttattatttttatttttttttttatattataatttataatatactatataatatatgacatATCCTGTAGTACAACGTATATATAAGATCGAGAACAAAAGGGTatcgaaataaaaaaaaaaaaaaaaaaaattaataaaaaggagataaaaaacaattattatattattaattaaaataaattttaaaattatttttatttaacgttttatatattacttatttctacaaaaaaatatataaaaaagaatacgtATTCTTCGAATATAATACTATATAAGGGCATACGTATTCCTccaacataaatatatacaagagCATATGTATTCtctcaacatatatatatacataaaggCATACGTATTCTCGATAccattaatataaatatatacaaatgaatACGTATTCTTCAatcaaatatacatatatacatatatatatatat
Protein-coding sequences here:
- a CDS encoding erythrocyte membrane protein 1, PfEMP1; this translates as MVAAAKGGGSSQDAKHVLDEIGKDVYETVEKDAKIYKEALKGNLQHAKGMGERASSNKTCTLVKEYYEHFNGDANSNRYPCKELSGKMGENRFSDTLGGQCTNKKIEGNKNNCGACAPYRRLHLCHHNLESIDTTSTTSDTLLAEVCYAAKFEGETLTTQHGQHQQTNPGTASQLCTVLARSFADIGDIVRGKDLFLGNDEEKKKRDELEENLQKIFAKIHSGLTSTRGKQNGELQKRYKGDAKKNFYQLREDWWDANRHTVWEAITCGAGESDKYFRQTACGTGTPTHKQCRCDDKANVDPPTYFDYVPQYLRWFEEWAEDFCRKKNKKLKDVKTNCRGDSGTDRYCSGNGYDCTQTIRAIGKLVIGEHCTNCSVWCRLYEKWIDNQKLEFLKQRNKYQTEISGGGASGGASGRSRKTRAATIKYEGYEKKFYEEFKKKGNYGTVDAFLGLLNNEKACKDINEEKEKIDFTKNVEDDKNINKEGTFYHSQYCQPCPGCGMKKTKNGNGWEEKDTNQCNIKLYKPTSSAKPTEIKILKSGEKHDDIKEKIEQFCKTQNGSDGSGGGNSEKKELYDEWKCYQIGELTKDGQEGMDDPDYDRLVETGGGLCILENQKKKEKSDPKSQNEPEQFQKTFNEFFYFWIGRFLNDSMYWRGKVNSCINKSKREKCEEECKKECECFQKWIGKKKEEWDKIKEHFKTQDFGNDALLGPEMKSPSYVLKFVLNIDELFQNIKSGYGNVKELKGINKILDEEKKREEEERADGVVGVASGGDNQNNTTIDKLLDHEDKDATKCKNCQEPTKPASKPEDLARSGASPDTPREDSPPADLDDEEHDEDDEDEDDDAEEEEEEEKKEEEEEHKEEENEAAPEEKKEEGSSSPEEVEEKAKEAPAGPDACNIVQTLFSSIDKFSDACTLKYGKTAPTGWKCVTPSGDKAATSSEGKGSSDGGAKDGVGVNGGALQRNKRDLATPSAKSGDTTGGKDGATGKSDGSICVPPRRRRLYIQKLHDWAEKVGDTATQPQVDTPSQSDKLRDAFIESAAVETFFLWHRYKKIKDKEKLEEQQRQRENGELPGLSSSGDGDSNDPQSKLEKGEIPDGFLRQMFYTLADYKDILYSGSNDNTKSSTYNDIINGDKEIQEREKDIKGAISTYFSNSGTTPTPPVKPSVTTPQTWWELHGPHIWNGMICALTYKENGIDKPEVDTAVRAQLWDSGKNTPQNEKYQYTNVKLEEEASGAKINIPDTSGDNTPTLNTPTLKNFVEIPTFFRWLHEWGSDFCRQRKRMLKNVKHNCRNIERGGHEYCGGDGHDCTRDGIQHNNMLADPDCRDCHIQCRKYRKWIEKKFEEFHNQKNTYGKEKQKLNGNSNDGDNTKFFKEIENRSFDQFLTSLKHCKNNEGDGSDPKNKIDFKEPLKTFGPLEYCKTCPPNKVNCNGPSRRSGGNDQCTAVNGNEWEKIFSENGGNSTTIDVHMIDRRGPYMEKKSQKLENSENPLFKTSRLFKGIREQKWTCKFKDKNTDVCKLDKFDQEVDLNQYTTFKVLLIYWLEDFIEGYYLLKKRKIIEKCTQKGEKTCDDESKNDCACVKKWVEKKTTEWEQIKEHFKNRNQKDGDGNDMKSSVRQLLDPLIYRMDLANGKGKINELKEFLKSYECKCVDNAGNSEKDVVECLLQKLETKAKKCKDPSSGENQKTPCQEYTPPDDDEDLLLEEENTVKAPTFCPKPPKKEEQTEETCDKAADEKVEETVAQNEENNIPPAGPAPPADSPPAGPATDSGKENVVPEPPAPAAPPSPPIPPLATSTLAWSVGIGFAAFTYFYLKKKTKASVGNLFQILQIPKSDYDIPTLKSKNRYIPYRSGTYKGKTYIYMEGDADEDKYTFMSDTTDITSSESEYEELDINDIYVPGSPKYKTLIEVVLEPSGNNTTASGKNTPSDTQNDIQNDGIPSSKITDNEWNTLKDEFISNMLQNQPKDVPNDYSSGDIPFNTQPNTLYFDNNQEKPFITSIHDRNLYTGEEYSYNVNMVNNDNIPINRDNNPYSGIDLINDSLNSNKVDIYDELLKRKENELFGTEHHPKHTNIYNVAKPARDDPITNQINLFHKWLDRHRDMCEKWDTNNKVDILNQLKEEWENDNSNSGNKTSGNITPTSDIPSGKLSDIPSTNKMLNSDVSIQIHIDKPNQVDDNIYLDTYPDKYTVDNINPVDTHTNPNLVGNINPVDQNSNLTFPSNPNPAYDNIYIDHNNEDLPSKVQIEMSVKNGEMAKEK